GGAGCAGGATCATCACGTTCACGGTCACCTCCGGGGTCGGGTGTTCCCACCCCGCCTGCCCGCCCGGCGGGATTTCAGACAGCCGGCTGCCCGGACGTCGGCTGGCGCCCCGCGCGACCGTCACCCTCGCTGCCCCTCGATGGCACCGTCCCCGCCACCGTCCCTTCCGGCGTCCCCGGCTTCGCGGAGGGTCAGCGCACGGGCAGGCTCGCGGCGAACGGCTGCCAGACCGGGTCGAGGGCGAGGGCGCCGAGCTGTTCCGCGGTCAGCAGCGGCGCATTGGGGTAGGGCTCCGTCCGGCCGGAGCCGGGACCGGGCAGGTTGCCCGCACTGACCGAGACCACCGTCCCGTCCGGCCGCCGCAAGGTGGCGTCCGCGGTCTGCTCGCCACCGGCCGCCCGGGCCGGCCGGTAGATCCTCAGACGGCCCCCGTCGGACTGCCTGACGGAGGTGCAGCCGGCGAGTCCGGGCTCACAGGCGCCATCGGCATCCTGGAGCGCCCCCGGTGCGACGCGGTTGACCGTGACCTGGACGCTACCGGTGCCCGTGCCGTTCGTGATCGTGTAGCCGACCTCCAGCAGGCCTGCGCCCGGTCCCGAGGTGCCGCGGCCCGACGACATCGGACGGCTGGCCTGGAGACCTGCGGGCAGTTTCGCGCGGAGGACCTCCAGGAGCTGGGCGGGACCGGTGGCCGCGGAGGGCGAGGGACCGGTCGAGGCGGACGCGGACGCGGAGGCGGGGGCAGCAGAGGCCGGACCGGCGGACCGCCCGGGGTCGAGCGGGCCGGTCGGCCCGTTCGCGGGGCGCAGCTGGAATGCCAGCATGCCCGCACACGCCACCGCGGCCACGGTGGCGACGCTCGCGGTCAGGGCGCGCCGGCGCTTGCGGCGCCGTCCCCGCTCGGCGGCACCGGTCGCGATCAGCCCGAGCCGGGCGGGTGGCGAGGCCTCGGCGGTCTCCCGCAGGGCGTGACTGAATTCGTCCTCAAAGGGCATGGCGGAGGCCTGCTTCCAGATCTGGTGGGAACGTCGGGGGGTCGGACGGTGCCGGAGGTCCGACAGGTGACAGCGGGTCTGCGGGTGGCGGAGGGCTCGCGGGTGACGGAAGGTCCACGGGTGGCGGGAGATCGGCGCGGTGGACGCCGGTCACCGCGGTTCGGCCGTGGTCCGCTCGACGAAGCCGTCGCCGAGCAGGTCGCGTATCCGGTTCAGCGCCCGGTGACTGCGCGAACGGACGGCGGTGGCGCTCAGGCGCAGCACCGCCGCGGTGTCCTCGACGCTGCGGTCCTCCCAGAAGCGGAGCACCAGGACCGCGCGGTCCCGGGCGGAGAGGGACTGGAGGGCCCGCAGCAGGGTCAGGCGCACCGCGGGGTCGGCGTCGGTGACCGCGATCTCGGGGAACTCGAAGGTCACCCGTTCGGTACTGCTGCGCCGGCGGCGGAGCGAGAGGAAGGTGTTGACCAGGACGGTGTGGGCGTAGCCGGCGGGGTTCTCCACGCGGGAGAGCCTGCGCCAGCGGACGAACATCCGGCTCAGTGCCTCCTGCACGAGATCCTCGGCGAGGTGGAGATCACCGCCGGTGAGGAGGTACGCCGTCTTCTGCAGGTGCCCGGCGCAGCCTGCGGCGAACTCCATGAAGTCGAGTGGCCCCGGTGGTTCCTGATCGGTCGTCGGTGAGTGGTCCATGCCTGGCTAACGCGGACGGCCCGCGGTTGCGTTGCAGCACCCGCCGACCTTTCTCCGCAGCCGCGGGAGGGGTCCCGGTCGCCTTGTGGCGGGGAAGGCGGGGTGGCGGGCTCCGGCACATGTCGATCGTGATCGGGGCCGCGGAGCGGGACGACGTGCCCGCACTCGTCCGTCTGCGTCTCGCGAATGCGGCGAGGCATCTCGATCTCGATCCCGGGGTCCACCGCATGCCCGACGTCGAGGCCGTGCGCGGGTACTTCGAGGGGGTGCTCGCCCACGGGTCCACCGTGGTGATCCTGGTCGCCGAGGCGGCGGGTGAGGCGGTGGGCATGGTGGAGGTCGTCCTGCCGGCGGAGCCCCTGACCATCAGATCCTGGTGCCGCGCCGCGCGGCCGAGATCCACACCGTGGGGCTGGACGGGCATCGCGGCCAGGGGTGGGGTCTGCCCTGGTGGCGGCGGCCGAGCGGGCAGCCGCGGATCGCGGGGTGACGGTCCTCCATGCCGGCATCCTCGCGCGGAACCAGGGGGCGGTCCGCTTCTACTCCTCGTCGGCTTCGGGCCGCGGGGGACACCGCTGAGCAAGGTGCACGACGCGGGCGGTTCCTGATGCTGCGGGAGGCCGGCCCGCACTTCCTCACCCACGAGCCCGAGCCGTTGCAGGATCCGGCCCCGGAGGCCTGAACCGGGGCCCTGAACCGGACGCCGGGCCGCTCGCGGACGGTCGACCGCCGCGGCGCCGCGATGGCCGGGCGCGGCGCATGGGAGGATCGGTGGTACCGGCACCGGACCGATCTCCGGGGGCCGTCCGTACCGACATTGCAGGAGCAGCAGTGCCCGAGCCGCTCGGCCCGCAGGAGCGCATCGCCGACACCATCCGCCCGGCCATGGTCACGGGGCTGCAGGGCGCCGTGCTCCAGGGCCCCGAGGGCGAGCGGCACATCGGTGCATGGGTGAGCTGGATCGCCGAGGTCGTCGCCGTCCAGGTCGTGCAGCCGATCGCCGACGAACGCGACGCCTTCGCCGACCGTGTCGACACGCTCAGCGAGGTCGCCAAGCGCAACAAGGAGGGGCGCCGGGACGCCCTCCAGGACGTGCAGCGGCTGGAGTCCCGGGTCGCCGAACTCGAGGCGGAGGTGGAGCTGCTGCGGGGCGGAGGCCCCGGCGACGCCGGGGGCACCGGGGCCTGAACGGCTGCACACTGTCGCTCGCGCAGTGGGCTCGATGCGGTGCGGTGAACGTCCGCGTCACCCGGCCACCGGCGTGCGGTCGACGAGGTGGCCGTACCCTCCGGCCTGCCAGACCATCGCCCGGAACTCCTGGAGGCTGAGCGCCCGACCGCCCGACTCGGCGCGGAAGTGGACGCTGCCGCACCGCCGGCAGTACCAGCCCTGTGACCAGAGCCGCTCCGCGGCCGCCTGCCCCGCCATCAGCCGGGCGTGGGCCGACCGCCGCCGCGCGGTATGGACGAAGAGCGCGACCGCCGCCACCATCGCGAGCGCCGAGATCCATCCGAGGAAGGCGAAGTCCTGGTGCGGTGACGACGTGACCGTCGTGGGATCGAACGGGGTGGGATCGAACGGGGTGCTCCGCGGGTCGGTCGCCCCGGCCCCGTCACTGAACCAGTGGCCGGCGAGGCCGCCCCCGAGGAACGTCCCGACCGACACCATCACCAGGAGCACGCCGGCACAGCCCCCGAGCGATGTCGTCAGCCGCTGCGGAGCGGGGGCCAGGGCCTGGGACAACGCCGTCGTCACCTCACGGGTGACCGTCTGCTCCGCCTCGTCGAAGCGGGCCGGCGTCGTGACCCTGACGCTGTCCCGCCCCGCGAGGTACACCGCCGGGACACCGGCGACCTGGTCCGCGAGCCCGCAGCTCGGGCACGGTTGCAGCACCGGCGGTCCGGCGTCCTCGATCCCTGCCATGGAACCCCCTGAACGTCCTGCTGAGCGAGCGCGCCCATGCTGGCAGACCGCGGGGTGCCCACGGGAGGCCTCTTGAGCATCTTCTGAGCATCGGCCGTCGTGACCTGGCACCCGGCACCCGGCACCCGGCACCCGGCCGGCCTCCTGTCGCTGCCTCCCGTCGCTGCGGGTGCGGGCGGCCGGTGAAGCCGTGCGGGGCAAGGCCTAGGCTTGGCCGACGGCCCCGTACCGGTGGCCGGCGAATGGCGGCAGGTGCCCCGCACCGACCGGGCCGAGCTGAGAGAGCGAGCCAGCGCATGGACGATCGGACCGTCTCCCGCAGGGCCGTCCTGGGGGCCGGCGTGCTGGGCGCGGCCAGTGGCGTGGGCCTGGCCGGGTGCGCGGGCAGCGGGCCCGCGCCGCAGCGGTCGCCGCGGGCCGCCGGTTCCACCGGCCCGTCGCCGTCCGCGAGCGCGCCGGTGTCCGCCTCCCCCGGCCCGCCGAAGGCCGCCGACTGGGCGGGGCTGGCCCAGAGCCTGGACGGGCAGCTGATCCGCCCGGGAGACGCCCGGTACTCCGCCGCCGGCCGGCTGTTCCAGCCGCAGTACGACGCCCTCCGCCCGCAGGCCGTGGCCTACCCCGGGCACGCCGAGGACGTGGCCACCTGCCTGGCCTTCGCCCAGCGGTACGGCCTGCCGGTGGCGGCGCGCAGCGGCGGGCACAGCTATGCCGGCTGGTCGTCCGGGGACGGGCTGGTGATCGACGTGAGCCGACTGGCCGGTGTCTCGGGCAGTGCGGCCGGGGCGCGGGTCGGTGCCGGGGCGCGGCTCATCGACGTCTACACCGGGCTGGCCGCCGCGGGTGTCACGGTGCCCGCCGGGAGCTGCCCGTCGGTCGGCGTCGCGGGCCTCACGCTCGGCGGCGGCATCGGCGTCACCGGCCGGGCCTACGGGCTGACCTGCGACAGCCTCACCGGGGCGGAGGTGGTGACGGCCGACGGCCGGGTCCGGACGGTCGACGCCTCGCACGATCCGGATCTCTTCTGGGCGCTGCGCGGCGGGGGCGGCGGCAACTTCGGGATCGTCACCTCGTTCTCCTTCCGGACCCATCCGGCCGCGGACTGCTCGTACGCGTTCCTGAGCTGGCCGTGGTCCCAGGCGGCCGCCGTGATCGGCGCCTGGCAGGCCTGGGCACCGGCGGCGCCGGACGCGCTCTGGGCGGACCTGCACCTGCTGGTGTGGGCGGACGGGCGGACCCAGCTGGGCAGTACGGTCAACTACCTCGGCCCCAAGGACGAACTCGCGAACCTGATCGACCGGTTGGCCGTCGCCCCGGCCGCCCCGAAGCTGCACACGGCGTCCTACCTGGCGACCATGCAGGCGATGGGCGGTGTCTCCGGGTACTCGCAGGCCGCCTCCCACCTGCCCGGCAGCCTGCCCGGCCAGAACCCGGCCGGCCGGCTGTCGCGCGAGTCCTACGGCGCCAAGTCGGACGTCTTCACCCGGCCGCTCGACGCCGCCGGCGCCCGTGCCCTGGTCGCCGCGATCGACCGCTACCCGCGCACCGGCCCGCAGGGCGGCAGCGCCGGGGTGGCCTTCGACGCCCTGGGCGGCGCGATCAACCGGGTCGGTGCGGCGGACACCGCGTTCGTCCACCGGAACGGCCTCTTCACCGCGCAGTACACCGCCAACTACCCGGCCGGGGTGACCGGGGGCACCGGCGCCGACCGCTCGTGGAGCTGGCTGGACGGCGTCTGGACGGCGATGCGCCCCTACGCGAGCGGCCAGGCCTACCAGAACTACGTGGACCCCCGGCTGGACGGCTGGGAGCAGGCCTACTACGGCGCGAACGCGGCCCGGCTGCGGAGCGTCAAACGCAGCTACGACCCGACCGGGATGTTCCGCTTCCCGCAGGCGGTGCCGCTCGGCGGCTGACGGCGAGGGGTGCGGACCGGTCCGGCCGCGGCGGAAATGACCTGCCGGGCCGTCGCCCCCGACGCTAGGGTCCGTGCGGGATCGATCATCGGAGGATCGACCGGAGTGGTGGAAAGGGTCCGTCCGTGGGTCTTGAGAGCATGCCGTCGGTGGAGTGGAAGATCGTCAATCGCAAGGGCAAGTCGTACGCGTACGACTCCGAGGAGGAGGCACTGGAGGAGCTCGCCGACTACGGGACGGGCGCGTCCGTCTGGATGCGGAAGGTCTACCGGGTGACCCCGTTCGTCACGAGGTCGCTGGACGGCTGGCAGCAGGTCCACCCGCAGGCCTGACCCCGGCGACGCCGACGAGGGCTGCGAGGACTGCGAGGATTGCGACGCCGACGAGGGCTGCGAGGTGGGCGAGTCAGCCGCGGGGCACCCGCCGGGGCGGCAGGAGCTCGCTCGGCTGGACGATCACATGGCCGCGACCGGTGAAGGCCAGCTCCCAGCCCTCCGTGGCGGTGCCGTGGCGGCGCCACGCCTCGGTGTTGCTGCTCTGCGCCTGCAGCTGCACCTCCAGCCCGGACGACCAGCCGACCACCGCATCGGCGTCGCCGTACACGTAGCGGCCGGGCTCGACCGGCAGCACCAGGGGGCGGCCCGAGGTCATCAGCACCAGGCTCCCGGTGCCGGAGAACTCCAGGCACTGCGCGCCCACCCCGGCGATCCGGTCGCCGTTGTCGAGCGCCACGGTGTGCCAGGCCAGCGAGGTGTCGAGCGCCAGCACGAAGCTGTTGGCGACCACCAGCCGTTCGTCGCGCAGCGGCAGGATGTGCAGGTGCTGGGCCAGATTGGCCAGGTAGACGGTGCCCGTCCCGGCGCAGCGCATCATGTCGAGCACACCGGGGTCGCGCCGCGGTGCCCGCCGGTTCCCGGAGGGCGGCGTCCAGGCGGTGAAGGCGATCTTGCCGACGTGCGCGACCATCGCGCCGGTGCGGGCCAGCACCTCGGACCGGCCGTCGAGTGCGACCCGCAGCATCTGCGCGTTCTGCAGCGCGAAGCGGTCGG
The Kitasatospora paranensis genome window above contains:
- a CDS encoding SigE family RNA polymerase sigma factor — encoded protein: MEFAAGCAGHLQKTAYLLTGGDLHLAEDLVQEALSRMFVRWRRLSRVENPAGYAHTVLVNTFLSLRRRRSSTERVTFEFPEIAVTDADPAVRLTLLRALQSLSARDRAVLVLRFWEDRSVEDTAAVLRLSATAVRSRSHRALNRIRDLLGDGFVERTTAEPR
- a CDS encoding FAD-binding oxidoreductase; translation: MDDRTVSRRAVLGAGVLGAASGVGLAGCAGSGPAPQRSPRAAGSTGPSPSASAPVSASPGPPKAADWAGLAQSLDGQLIRPGDARYSAAGRLFQPQYDALRPQAVAYPGHAEDVATCLAFAQRYGLPVAARSGGHSYAGWSSGDGLVIDVSRLAGVSGSAAGARVGAGARLIDVYTGLAAAGVTVPAGSCPSVGVAGLTLGGGIGVTGRAYGLTCDSLTGAEVVTADGRVRTVDASHDPDLFWALRGGGGGNFGIVTSFSFRTHPAADCSYAFLSWPWSQAAAVIGAWQAWAPAAPDALWADLHLLVWADGRTQLGSTVNYLGPKDELANLIDRLAVAPAAPKLHTASYLATMQAMGGVSGYSQAASHLPGSLPGQNPAGRLSRESYGAKSDVFTRPLDAAGARALVAAIDRYPRTGPQGGSAGVAFDALGGAINRVGAADTAFVHRNGLFTAQYTANYPAGVTGGTGADRSWSWLDGVWTAMRPYASGQAYQNYVDPRLDGWEQAYYGANAARLRSVKRSYDPTGMFRFPQAVPLGG
- a CDS encoding AIM24 family protein, translating into MQSPLLAHTAGTGTDRFALQNAQMLRVALDGRSEVLARTGAMVAHVGKIAFTAWTPPSGNRRAPRRDPGVLDMMRCAGTGTVYLANLAQHLHILPLRDERLVVANSFVLALDTSLAWHTVALDNGDRIAGVGAQCLEFSGTGSLVLMTSGRPLVLPVEPGRYVYGDADAVVGWSSGLEVQLQAQSSNTEAWRRHGTATEGWELAFTGRGHVIVQPSELLPPRRVPRG